A genomic stretch from Erigeron canadensis isolate Cc75 chromosome 9, C_canadensis_v1, whole genome shotgun sequence includes:
- the LOC122583640 gene encoding receptor-like protein kinase HERK 1, with protein sequence MGLQYLHEPLEGTSQQRVLHRDIKSANILLDHNWIPKIADFGLSKLGPANRQFSFLFSAAVGTLEYCDPEYERTCMLTKEIDVYSFGVVLFEVLCGRLCILQKYNDIRRSLAELSRKRYDENKMDTIIPIGLHNNVSPESFERFMAIAYQCLHLNRTERPTMGKVVEELRFALDYQVRFI encoded by the coding sequence ATGGGACTACAATATCTTCATGAACCTCTGGAGGGGACTAGTCAGCAAAGAGTGTTACACCGGGATATCAAAAGTGCAAATATATTACTGGATCACAATTGGATACCTAAGATAGCAGATTTTGGTTTGTCTAAACTGGGTCCTGCTAACCGAcaatttagttttcttttttcagCTGCAGTAGGTACACTGGAGTATTGTGATCCCGAATACGAGCGTACATGCATGTTGACAAAAGAAATCGACGTCTATTCTTTTGGTGTGGTTTTGTTCGAAGTTCTTTGTGGAAGACTATGTATACTACAAAAGTATAACGATATTCGTAGATCTCTGGCGGAATTATCAAGGAAACGCTACGATGAAAATAAAATGGATACAATTATTCCTATTGGTCTACATAATAATGTTTCTCCAGAAAGTTTTGAAAGGTTTATGGCAATAGCGTATCAATGTTTGCACTTAAACCGTACTGAACGACCAACAATGGGTAAAGTTGTGGAAGAGCTTAGATTTGCACTTGATTATCAAGTACGTTTTATCTAA